Proteins encoded in a region of the Streptomyces akebiae genome:
- a CDS encoding TetR family transcriptional regulator: MDTTQRTDQERSADRRRRELLEAADRVVLRDGPGASMNAIAAEAGITKPILYRHFGDKGGLYAALAQRHTDALLDSLRAALDAPAERRERVEATLDTYLAAIEARPQVYRFLMHPAEGGQPGDQGFDVGKHSAPLLRRMGEELGTVIEERLDLGPDSRQLARVWGHGIVGMMHAAGDWWLGERPLTRAELVRSLADLLWGRLAAAGDKVGGPGF; the protein is encoded by the coding sequence GCCGTCGGCGCGAGCTGCTGGAGGCCGCGGACCGAGTCGTGCTCCGCGACGGCCCCGGAGCGTCGATGAACGCCATCGCCGCCGAGGCCGGCATCACCAAGCCCATTCTGTATCGCCACTTCGGCGACAAGGGCGGACTCTACGCCGCCCTCGCCCAGCGTCACACCGATGCCCTCCTCGACTCGCTGCGGGCCGCGCTGGACGCACCGGCGGAGCGCCGCGAACGCGTCGAGGCGACCCTCGACACCTATCTGGCGGCCATCGAGGCCCGCCCCCAGGTGTACCGCTTCCTCATGCACCCCGCCGAGGGCGGCCAGCCCGGCGACCAGGGCTTCGACGTCGGCAAGCACTCGGCCCCCCTCCTTCGGCGCATGGGCGAAGAACTCGGCACGGTCATAGAGGAGCGTCTCGACCTCGGCCCCGACAGCCGCCAACTGGCACGTGTCTGGGGCCACGGCATCGTAGGCATGATGCACGCGGCGGGCGACTGGTGGCTCGGCGAACGCCCGCTCACCAGGGCCGAGTTGGTCCGCAGTCTCGCGGACCTGCTCTGGGGCCGCCTGGCAGCCGCGGGCGACAAGGTCGGCGGCCCCGGTTTCTAG
- the def gene encoding peptide deformylase, whose product MRSGSIPGARGRVLPMTLLGDPVLQAPCEEVTEFGPELVRLVEDMFATMYHARGVGLAANQVGRGLRVFVYDCPDDDDVRHLGHVVNPRLVSAEGIVLRGPEGCLSLPGLEAGVERYDEAVVEGFTVDGDRVRVRGSGFFARCLQHECDHLEGRVYVDRLSGWRRSRVMRKVAKASWGR is encoded by the coding sequence ATGCGAAGCGGCTCGATTCCCGGCGCCCGAGGGCGCGTTCTCCCCATGACACTGCTCGGGGACCCCGTATTGCAGGCGCCCTGTGAAGAGGTGACGGAGTTCGGGCCCGAACTGGTGCGGCTTGTGGAGGACATGTTCGCGACCATGTACCACGCGCGGGGGGTGGGGCTCGCCGCGAACCAGGTGGGCCGGGGGCTTCGGGTGTTCGTGTACGACTGCCCGGACGACGACGATGTGCGCCATCTCGGCCATGTCGTGAACCCGAGGCTCGTCTCCGCGGAGGGGATCGTGCTGCGGGGCCCCGAGGGATGCCTGTCGCTGCCGGGGCTGGAGGCGGGGGTGGAACGGTACGACGAGGCCGTCGTCGAGGGGTTCACCGTGGACGGGGACCGGGTGCGGGTGCGGGGGAGCGGCTTCTTCGCGCGGTGCCTGCAGCACGAGTGCGATCACCTGGAGGGTCGGGTGTATGTCGACCGGCTTTCGGGGTGGAGACGTTCTCGGGTGATGAGGAAGGTCGCGAAGGCGTCGTGGGGGCGGTGA
- a CDS encoding type 1 glutamine amidotransferase, whose amino-acid sequence MSDNSLRIVWVYPDLLSTYGDQGNVLVVERRARQRGLDVARLDVRSDQPIPTSGDIYLIGGGEDRPQRLAAERLRRDRHLYQAVNNGAIVFAVCAGYQILGHEFVNDLGQREPGLGLLDVTTTRGEGERCVGDVLADIDPRLGLPQLTGFENHQGVTHLGPTARPLAQVRLGKGNGTGDGTEGAYNDTVFGTYMHGPVLARNPQIADLLLKLALDVNALPPTDDRWFEALRDERISAAQQQPA is encoded by the coding sequence ATGAGTGACAACAGCCTGCGGATCGTCTGGGTCTACCCGGACCTGCTCAGCACCTACGGCGACCAGGGCAACGTCCTCGTCGTCGAGCGCCGTGCGCGCCAGCGCGGCCTGGACGTGGCCCGGCTGGACGTGCGCAGCGACCAGCCGATCCCGACCTCCGGCGACATCTACCTGATCGGCGGCGGCGAGGACCGTCCGCAGCGGCTGGCGGCCGAGCGGCTGCGCCGCGACCGGCATCTGTACCAGGCCGTGAACAACGGCGCGATCGTCTTCGCGGTCTGCGCCGGCTACCAGATCCTCGGCCACGAGTTCGTCAACGACCTCGGCCAGCGCGAGCCGGGCCTCGGTCTGCTCGACGTGACGACGACCCGGGGCGAGGGCGAGCGGTGTGTCGGCGACGTCCTCGCCGACATCGACCCGCGCCTCGGGCTGCCGCAGCTGACCGGGTTCGAGAACCACCAGGGCGTCACGCACCTCGGCCCCACCGCCCGCCCGCTGGCGCAGGTGCGGCTCGGCAAGGGCAACGGCACGGGCGACGGCACGGAGGGCGCGTACAACGACACCGTGTTCGGTACGTACATGCACGGGCCGGTGCTGGCGCGGAACCCGCAGATCGCGGACCTGCTGCTGAAGCTGGCGCTGGATGTGAACGCGCTGCCGCCGACCGACGACCGCTGGTTCGAGGCGCTGCGCGACGAGCGGATCTCGGCGGCCCAGCAGCAGCCCGCGTAG
- a CDS encoding Mur ligase family protein: MAGNSDPLTPRAKLAVTAGKAVAAASRAAGRGSGSVIGGRVALKLDPDLLARLAQSLDVVLVSATNGKTTTTRLIAEALRAAGPVVSNALGANMPAGITSALAGNSDAKFAVIEVDEKYLAGVARDTDPKCIALLNLSRDQLDRAAETRMMAEAWREGLAGTKAVVVANCDDPLIVWAASSSPNVIWVAVGQMWKDDAWSCPSCGGVMQRPGDDWFCGECGFRRPTPSWALSGDHVLDPHGSAWPIHLQLPGRANKANAASSAATAAVFGVPPQVALERMYQVQAVAGRYDVVQFMQRDLRLLLAKNPAGWLETFSLIDPPPSPVILSVNARGADGTDTSWLWDVDYTRLTGHPIFVLGDRKLDLAVRLEVANQHFQVCDTLDQAVQMCPPGRIEVIANYTAFQDLRRRVGN, from the coding sequence ATGGCAGGCAACTCGGACCCGCTCACGCCGCGGGCCAAGCTGGCCGTGACGGCGGGCAAGGCGGTCGCGGCGGCATCGCGTGCCGCGGGACGCGGTAGCGGATCTGTGATCGGCGGCCGGGTGGCACTGAAACTCGACCCCGACCTCCTCGCCAGGCTCGCACAGAGCCTGGACGTCGTCCTGGTCTCCGCCACCAACGGCAAGACCACCACGACCCGGCTGATCGCCGAGGCACTGCGGGCCGCGGGCCCGGTCGTCTCGAACGCGCTCGGCGCCAACATGCCCGCGGGCATCACCTCGGCTCTCGCCGGGAACTCGGACGCGAAGTTCGCGGTCATCGAGGTCGACGAGAAGTACCTGGCCGGTGTGGCGCGGGACACCGACCCCAAGTGCATCGCGCTGCTCAACCTCTCCCGCGACCAGCTGGACCGCGCCGCCGAGACCCGCATGATGGCGGAGGCGTGGCGGGAGGGCCTGGCCGGCACCAAGGCCGTCGTCGTGGCCAACTGCGACGACCCGCTGATCGTGTGGGCGGCCTCGTCGTCCCCGAACGTCATCTGGGTCGCGGTCGGCCAGATGTGGAAGGACGACGCCTGGTCCTGCCCGTCCTGCGGCGGTGTGATGCAGCGCCCCGGCGACGACTGGTTCTGCGGGGAGTGCGGCTTCCGCCGCCCCACCCCGAGCTGGGCGCTCTCCGGCGACCACGTCCTCGACCCGCACGGTTCGGCCTGGCCGATCCACCTGCAGCTGCCGGGCCGCGCCAACAAGGCCAACGCCGCCTCCTCCGCCGCCACCGCCGCCGTCTTCGGTGTGCCGCCACAGGTCGCCCTGGAACGCATGTACCAGGTTCAGGCGGTCGCCGGACGGTACGACGTGGTCCAGTTCATGCAGCGCGACCTGCGGCTGCTGCTCGCCAAGAACCCGGCGGGCTGGCTGGAGACCTTCTCCCTGATCGACCCGCCGCCGTCACCGGTGATCCTGTCGGTGAACGCGCGCGGCGCCGACGGCACGGACACCTCCTGGCTGTGGGACGTGGACTACACCCGGCTCACCGGCCACCCGATCTTCGTGCTCGGCGACCGCAAGCTGGACCTCGCGGTGCGCCTGGAGGTCGCGAACCAGCACTTCCAGGTCTGTGACACCCTCGACCAGGCGGTGCAGATGTGCCCGCCGGGCCGGATCGAGGTCATCGCGAACTACACCGCGTTCCAGGACCTGCGCCGCCGCGTGGGCAACTGA